In one Dermacentor variabilis isolate Ectoservices chromosome 4, ASM5094787v1, whole genome shotgun sequence genomic region, the following are encoded:
- the LOC142579118 gene encoding venom peptide isomerase heavy chain-like isoform X1, with translation MDPETVAKPLSSSVSRIFMKSAVVIAGAAVVLLQLSLVRCETDWTEFQPKACRAAVSGGGRTPGLCVPLTWCPPLVAAAGRGRRPRSCGFHESSLLVCCPSADVVDPRTPNTGTLSPRQPPADEGPRNEPGCGVVVDDPGVVTNGPNGGVRLTRSTWPWMAAIFKGDKFLCGGSLLDRNTVLTAAHCFPDLRNDAGMYKVRVGILEVNETVSSHSANLPVRWIRLHDRYRTDRHYNDIALVKTVSKASYGSHIGAVCLPQPDLKLGGQVVVLGWGHTAFGGRYAHRLQEGRVSVISNEECDEIMRTSSSYWVATPDGITEDFVCAVNHTGVDACQGDSGGPLLALGLDFRWNVVGVVSFGIGCGGRFPGAYSRVTTFLDWIARNRD, from the exons ATGGACCCCGAGACAGTCGCCAAGCCGCTTTCCTCGTCCGTTTCCCGCATCTTCATGAAGTCCGCTGTTGTCATTGCTGGGGCTGCCGTCGTTCTTCTTCAGCTCTCACTGG TGCGGTGCGAAACGGACTGGACCGAGTTCCAGCCCAAGGCGTGCCGGGCCGCGGTGAGCGGGGGTGGCCGCACTCCCGGCCTGTGCGTGCCCCTGACCTGGTGCCCGCCCCTGGTGGCTGCGGCGGGTCGCGGGCGCCGACCGCGCTCGTGCGGCTTCCACGAGAGCTCGCTGCTGGTGTGCTGCCCCTCGGCCGACGTGGTGGACCCGAGGACGCCGAACACAGGCACGCTATCTCCCAGGCAACCACCCGCTGACGAGGGCCCCCGGAACGAGCCAG GCTGCGGTGTCGTGGTCGACGATCCAGGGGTAGTCACTAACGGACCCAATGGAGGCGTGAGGCTTACGAGGTCAACGTGGCCTTGGATG GCGGCTATATTCAAAGGCGACAAGTTCCTCTGTGGTGGTTCTCTACTGGATCGCAACACCGTGCTGACGGCGGCTCACTGCTTCCCTGACCTCAGGAATGA CGCCGGAATGTACAAGGTGCGTGTGGGCATCCTGGAGGTGAACGAGACGGTGAGTTCGCACAGCGCCAACCTTCCCGTCCGCTGGATCCGGCTGCACGATCGCTACCGGACTGACCGGCACTACAACGACATCGCGCTCGTGAAGACCGTCAGCAAGGCTTCCTACGGTAGCCACATCGGTGCGGTGTGCCTACCGCAGCCGGACCTCAAGCTGGGCGGACAGGTCGTCGTACTCGGCTGGGGACACACGGCTTTCG GTGGTCGGTACGCGCACCGTCTGCAGGAAGGTCGCGTGTCCGTCATCAGCAACGAGGAGTGCGACGAGATCATGCGCACATCGTCCAGCTACTGGGTCGCCACACCTGACGGCATCACCGAGGACTTCGTGTGCGCCGTCAACCATACGGGCGTCGACGCCTGCCAG GGCGATTCCGGAGGACCCTTGCTGGCTCTGGGCCTCGACTTCCGGTGGAACGTGGTGGGAGTGGTCTCGTTCGGTATCGGTTGCGGTGGTCGCTTTCCCGGAGCCTACTCACGCGTCACAACCTTCCTTGATTGGATCGCCCGGAACAGGGACTGA
- the LOC142579118 gene encoding venom peptide isomerase heavy chain-like isoform X3 — protein sequence MDPETVAKPLSSSVSRIFMKSAVVIAGAAVVLLQLSLGCGVVVDDPGVVTNGPNGGVRLTRSTWPWMAAIFKGDKFLCGGSLLDRNTVLTAAHCFPDLRNDAGMYKVRVGILEVNETVSSHSANLPVRWIRLHDRYRTDRHYNDIALVKTVSKASYGSHIGAVCLPQPDLKLGGQVVVLGWGHTAFGGRYAHRLQEGRVSVISNEECDEIMRTSSSYWVATPDGITEDFVCAVNHTGVDACQGDSGGPLLALGLDFRWNVVGVVSFGIGCGGRFPGAYSRVTTFLDWIARNRD from the exons ATGGACCCCGAGACAGTCGCCAAGCCGCTTTCCTCGTCCGTTTCCCGCATCTTCATGAAGTCCGCTGTTGTCATTGCTGGGGCTGCCGTCGTTCTTCTTCAGCTCTCACTGG GCTGCGGTGTCGTGGTCGACGATCCAGGGGTAGTCACTAACGGACCCAATGGAGGCGTGAGGCTTACGAGGTCAACGTGGCCTTGGATG GCGGCTATATTCAAAGGCGACAAGTTCCTCTGTGGTGGTTCTCTACTGGATCGCAACACCGTGCTGACGGCGGCTCACTGCTTCCCTGACCTCAGGAATGA CGCCGGAATGTACAAGGTGCGTGTGGGCATCCTGGAGGTGAACGAGACGGTGAGTTCGCACAGCGCCAACCTTCCCGTCCGCTGGATCCGGCTGCACGATCGCTACCGGACTGACCGGCACTACAACGACATCGCGCTCGTGAAGACCGTCAGCAAGGCTTCCTACGGTAGCCACATCGGTGCGGTGTGCCTACCGCAGCCGGACCTCAAGCTGGGCGGACAGGTCGTCGTACTCGGCTGGGGACACACGGCTTTCG GTGGTCGGTACGCGCACCGTCTGCAGGAAGGTCGCGTGTCCGTCATCAGCAACGAGGAGTGCGACGAGATCATGCGCACATCGTCCAGCTACTGGGTCGCCACACCTGACGGCATCACCGAGGACTTCGTGTGCGCCGTCAACCATACGGGCGTCGACGCCTGCCAG GGCGATTCCGGAGGACCCTTGCTGGCTCTGGGCCTCGACTTCCGGTGGAACGTGGTGGGAGTGGTCTCGTTCGGTATCGGTTGCGGTGGTCGCTTTCCCGGAGCCTACTCACGCGTCACAACCTTCCTTGATTGGATCGCCCGGAACAGGGACTGA
- the LOC142579118 gene encoding venom peptide isomerase heavy chain-like isoform X2 — protein MDPETVAKPLSSSVSRIFMKSAVVIAGAAVVLLQLSLVRCETDWTEFQPKACRAAVSGGGRTPGLCVPLTWCPPLVAAAGRGRRPRSCGFHESSLLVCCPSADVVDPRTPNTGCGVVVDDPGVVTNGPNGGVRLTRSTWPWMAAIFKGDKFLCGGSLLDRNTVLTAAHCFPDLRNDAGMYKVRVGILEVNETVSSHSANLPVRWIRLHDRYRTDRHYNDIALVKTVSKASYGSHIGAVCLPQPDLKLGGQVVVLGWGHTAFGGRYAHRLQEGRVSVISNEECDEIMRTSSSYWVATPDGITEDFVCAVNHTGVDACQGDSGGPLLALGLDFRWNVVGVVSFGIGCGGRFPGAYSRVTTFLDWIARNRD, from the exons ATGGACCCCGAGACAGTCGCCAAGCCGCTTTCCTCGTCCGTTTCCCGCATCTTCATGAAGTCCGCTGTTGTCATTGCTGGGGCTGCCGTCGTTCTTCTTCAGCTCTCACTGG TGCGGTGCGAAACGGACTGGACCGAGTTCCAGCCCAAGGCGTGCCGGGCCGCGGTGAGCGGGGGTGGCCGCACTCCCGGCCTGTGCGTGCCCCTGACCTGGTGCCCGCCCCTGGTGGCTGCGGCGGGTCGCGGGCGCCGACCGCGCTCGTGCGGCTTCCACGAGAGCTCGCTGCTGGTGTGCTGCCCCTCGGCCGACGTGGTGGACCCGAGGACGCCGAACACAG GCTGCGGTGTCGTGGTCGACGATCCAGGGGTAGTCACTAACGGACCCAATGGAGGCGTGAGGCTTACGAGGTCAACGTGGCCTTGGATG GCGGCTATATTCAAAGGCGACAAGTTCCTCTGTGGTGGTTCTCTACTGGATCGCAACACCGTGCTGACGGCGGCTCACTGCTTCCCTGACCTCAGGAATGA CGCCGGAATGTACAAGGTGCGTGTGGGCATCCTGGAGGTGAACGAGACGGTGAGTTCGCACAGCGCCAACCTTCCCGTCCGCTGGATCCGGCTGCACGATCGCTACCGGACTGACCGGCACTACAACGACATCGCGCTCGTGAAGACCGTCAGCAAGGCTTCCTACGGTAGCCACATCGGTGCGGTGTGCCTACCGCAGCCGGACCTCAAGCTGGGCGGACAGGTCGTCGTACTCGGCTGGGGACACACGGCTTTCG GTGGTCGGTACGCGCACCGTCTGCAGGAAGGTCGCGTGTCCGTCATCAGCAACGAGGAGTGCGACGAGATCATGCGCACATCGTCCAGCTACTGGGTCGCCACACCTGACGGCATCACCGAGGACTTCGTGTGCGCCGTCAACCATACGGGCGTCGACGCCTGCCAG GGCGATTCCGGAGGACCCTTGCTGGCTCTGGGCCTCGACTTCCGGTGGAACGTGGTGGGAGTGGTCTCGTTCGGTATCGGTTGCGGTGGTCGCTTTCCCGGAGCCTACTCACGCGTCACAACCTTCCTTGATTGGATCGCCCGGAACAGGGACTGA